The Bradyrhizobium barranii subsp. barranii genome segment TGCAACCGGCGCCAAAGCCGGAAGTGGTCAAGCCCGCGATCAAGAAACCGGCAGGCGTCAAGCCAAGCGGACCGGTTGAAAGCGGCCCGTGCCAAATCGGCGTGATACCGGTCGGCGGTGACCTATTCGTGGTCGAGAAGTTCGGGCCTTTCACGTTCATGGACAAACGTGCGCGGGTCTCGATTGCGGCGTGGGCGCTCGACGACCTCGTCGTCTCGCGCGTTCGCGCAGCTGCGGCCGGCAGTTCCGTGAAGAGAATTCCCTACACCGTCGAAGAGCTCAAGTCCGGTGGTCGCGAAAAGCAGCATCCGTTTTTTTACAGCGCAGCGACCGACATCGGAAACTTCGTTCGCTTCCTCGCGCCCAAACTGCGGTGTGAGCGCTACATCGTCGTCCACCGGAATCACGGAACGCATCGGGAATCCGGCATCGGTATCTCACAATACCCTTACGGTGGGCCAGTCCATCTCTTCGCGATGATGTACATCCGGGTCTATGACGGTACCACCTTCGCGTTGATCAAGGAGGCACCCGCCTTGATGACCGAGGACACGTATCTAGAGCGCTTGCTGCACAATCCGCTCGGCGGTCCGTCGAGCGAGCTGGATCGCGCGATGTTTCCGGAGAAGCCGGCGGACGCAGTCAACAACCCGGTGCTGCGCGGCGGGGTACGCACGATGCTGACGAAGAGTCTCGACAAGACGCTGCCGGCCCTGCTGCAACGTCCGTCGCCGTCACGTTGACCAAGATATCGCTCGCAGAACGGCGCATCCATCTAGGCATAGTGCATTGCGCATCGGGCGCAAACACGCAATGAATCTGCCATCGCCCGCCGTTACGCCAATGGAAAGTTCTCGCCATGATCAAGCTCTATTGGTCACCCCGCTCGCGCTCGTTCACGACGCTCTGGCTGATGGAAGAGAGCGGCCTGCCCTATGAGCGCGTGCTGACCGACATCTCGACCGGCGCGCAAAAAGCGCCGGATTATTTGAAGGTCAATCCGATGGGCAAGGTGCCGGCACTCAGCGACGGCGATGCCGCGCTCGGCGAGGCCGCCGCGATCTGCGCCTACATCGCCGACCGCTATCCCGAAGCGAAGCTCGCGCCCGCCGTGACCGATCCGCGCCGTGCGCGCTATCTGCAATGGCTGTTCTTCTCGCCGGGCTGCATCGAGCCCGCCATCATCCAGATCTTCACCAAGATCGAGATCCCGACCTCGACCGCGGCCTGGGGCAGCGCCACGCAGGTGTTCGACGTGCTGGAAGCTGCGCTCGCGAAGGGACCGTGGATCCTCGGCGAGGAGTTTTCCGCCGCAGATATCACGGTCGGCTCCGGCCTGAACTTCGCGGTCCGCCTGTTCAAGATGGTGCCGTCCCGCCCGGCCTTCGATGCCTATCTCGCGCGCTGCATGGCGCGGCCGGCGTTCCAGAGCGCGGAGAAGATCGCGGCGGGTTGAGGCTAAGAACTCGTAGGGTGGGCAAAGCGGAGCGTGCCCACCACGTCTTTCTGCGATCGAGGAGAGATGGTGGGCACGGCGCTCTGCGCCTTTGCCCACCCTACGAAATCACTCTGACGCCTTCAAATCGTCAGGCCTCGGCATCAGGATCGTGTTGTAGCCGGAATCGACATAGTGGATCTCGCCGGTCACGCCGCCGGAGAGATCCGACAACAGATACAGCGCCGAGCCGCCGAGCTCGTCGAGCGTGACGCCGCGGCGGAGCGGCGAATGTTTCTGCATGAAGCCGAACATCGCACGCGCCTCGCCGATGCCCGAGCCGGCGAGCGTACGGATGGGGCCTGCGGAGATCGCGTTGACGCGGATGCCGCGCGGTCCGAAATCGGAGGCGAGGTAGCGCACGGAGGCCTCCAGCGCCGCCTTGGCGACGCCCATCACGTTGTAGTTCGGCATCGCGCGCTCCGAGGCGCCGAAGGTCAGCGTGATCATGCTGCCGCCCTCCGTCATCAGCTCGGCGGCGCGTTTTGCGACCTCCGTGAACGAGAAGCAGGAGATCACCATGGTGCGCGAAAAATTCTCGCGGCTGGTGTCGGCGTAGCGGCCCTTCAGCTCGTTCTTGTCGGCAAAGCCGATGGCGTGGATGACGAAATCGAGCTTGCCCCATTTCTCGCGCAGCACGGCGAAGGTCGCATCAACGCTGGCAATGTCCTCGACGTCGCAAGGCAGCACCAATTCCACGCCGAGCTGCTCCGCCAGCGGCTTGACGCGCTTGCCCAGCGCCTCGCCCTGGAAGGTGAAGGCAAGCTCGGCACCGTGGGCATGCAGCGCCTTCGCCATGCCCCAGGCGATCGAATGATCATTGGCGATGCCCATGATCAGACCGCGCTTGCCTTTCATCAGTCCTTCCATTGCCCAGCGGCTCCCATCATTCCGACGTCATCGCCCGCGCAGGCGGGCGATCCAGTATTCCAGAGACAGCAGTTATAGGCCGAGATGCCGCGGCGTACTGGATGCCCCGCTTTCGCGGAGCATGACAGAGTGCTGGGCTCACACATCCAGCCGGCTGAACACCAGCGTGGCGTTGGTGCCGCCAAAGCCGAAGGAGTTCGACAGCACGGTGCCGATCTTGACGTTGTCGATGCGCTTGCGCACGATCGGCATGTCGGCGAACACGGGATCGAGCTCCTGGATGTGCGCGCTCTCGCAGATGAAGCCGTTGTTCATCATCAGCAGCGAGTAGATCGCCTCCTGCACGCCGGTTGCGCCCAGCGAGTGACCGGTCAGCGCCTTGGTCGCCGAGATCGGCGGGCACTTCTCGCCGGCACCGAACACGCGACGGAGCGCGTCGATTTCCGGCGGATCGCCGGCTGGCGTCGAGGTCGCGTGCGGATTGATGTAATCGACCTTGGTCTTCACCGTCGACATCGCCATGCGCATGCAGCGCTCGGCGCCTTCACCGGAGGGCGCGACCATGTCGTAGCCGTCCGACGTCGCGCCGTAGCCGACGATCTCGCCGTAAATGCGCGCGCCGCGCGCCTTGGCATGCTCGAGCTCTTCCAGCACCAGCACGCCGGCGCCGCCGGCAATGACGAAGCCGTCGCGGTTGACGTCATAGGGACGCGAGGCGGTGGCGGGCGTGTCGTTGTACTTCGACGACATCGCGCCCATGGCGTCGAACAGCACCGAGAGGGACCAGTCCAGCTCCTCGCAGCCGCCGGCGAAAATGATGTCCTGCTTGCCGATCTGGATCGTCTCATAGGCGTTGCCGACGCAATGGTTCGACGTCGCGCAGGCCGAGGAGATCGAATAGTTCACGCCCTTGATCTTGAACCAGGTCGCGAGCGTCGCGGAGGCCGTGGACGACATCGCCTTCGGCACGGCAAACGGTCCGACGCGCTTCGGCCCCTTGGTGCGGGTGATGTCGGCGGATTCGACGATGGTGCGGGCCGACGGGCCGCCGGAACCCATGATGATGCCGGTGCGGATGTTGGAGATATCTTCGGGCGACAGACCGGAATCCTGGATCGCCTGCTCCATCGCGATATGATTCCACCCCGCGCCCTGGCCGAGGAAGCGCATCGCACGCCGGTCGACTACCGTCGCGGGATCGATCGTCGGCGCACCTTGCACCTGCGAACGGAAGCCGAGTTCGGCATATTTTTCAGCCCGCGAAATACCTGACTTCGCCTCGTGAAGGCTCGCAAGCACTTCCTGGGTGTTGTTTCCGATGGACGAGACGATACCCATCCCGGTGACCACAACCCGCCTCATGACAGCCTCGCCTAAATCGTTGTCTTTCTTGATGTGATGCGCTCAGCCCAGACTCACGCCCTGCTTGAACAGGCCGACCTTCAGATCCTTCGCGCGATAGATAATCTGGTCATCGACCGAAAGCCATCCGTCGGCGATGCCGAGCACCAGCTTTGAACGCATCACGCGCTTGATATCGATGTTGTACACAACCTTACGGGCCTCGGGCAGCACCTGGCCGCTGAACTTCAGCTCGTTCAGGCCAAGCGCGCGGCCGCGCCCTTCACCGCCGCTCCAGCCCAAATAAAAGCCGACCATCTGCCACAGCGCATCGAGGCCGAGGCAGCCGGGCATCACGGCATCGTTCTTGAAGTGGCAGCCGAAGAACCAGAGGTCGGGCTTGACGTCGAGCTCGGCCCGCACCACCCCCTTGCCGAATTCACCGCCAGTCTCGCTGATATCCGTGATGCGGTCGAACATGAGCATCGGCGGCAGCGGCAGCTGGGCATTGCCCGGGCCGAACATTTCGCCGCGGCCACATGCCAGCAGATCTTCATATTCGTAGCCGTTGCGCCTGTTCAGCATGCGGAAGCCTCTGTTCAAATCCCGATTGAGCGGCGTTTCTGGCGAAAATGGGCCCCGTTTCGTTCGGAAAGCCGCGCCAATTCCCGTCACCAGGCGCGACTGCCACGAGCCAGGATGGACTGCGGGCCGGGCCTCAATGCCCGGCTGCGCCATAATCGGCCAAGCGGAACCGCGGGCTCTCTAACACAGGCATTTCGGGTGGCAAAGCGATCTCATGAAGGTAAAGTGACCACCTGCTCGCCCGGTTCCATTTCTCATTAGAACCTCTCTAGTTGCGAGAAACTTGCATCTGCATCTATCTGTCCATATATTGCATATAGATGCAGTGTCCACGCGTGCCCGAAATCTGGAAATGAGCGAGAATCCCGCGCCCCATCACGACGACGACGTCCATTCCGCCGCCCTCCTGTCCGGCCGCCAGCCGGCCTTGACCGGCTGCCCGTGGCACGACGTCAACGAAATGCTCCAGTCCGCGGGGCTTCGTCCGACGCGCCAGCGCATGGCGCTCGGCTGGCTCCTGTTCGGCAAGGGTGCTCGCCACCTCACGGCTGAAATGCTCTACGAGGAGGCGACGCTGGCCAAGGTGCCGGTGTCGCTCGCGACCGTCTACAACACGCTGAACCAGCTGACCGATGCCGGCCTGCTGCGCCAGGTCAGCGTCGACGGTACCAAGACCTATTTCGACACCAACGTCACCACCCACCACCATTATTACCTCGAGAACAGCCACGAGCTGGTCGATATCGAGGATCCGCATCTGGCGCTGTCCAAGATGCCGGAGGTGCCCGAGGGTTACGAGATCGCGCGCATCGACATGGTCGTGCGCCTGCGCAAGAAGCGCTGAATATCCAACATTGTTGAGTTGATCGTCATGGCCGGGCTTGTCCCGGCCATTGCTATTTGCACGGTCATTCCTGGATGGTCCGAAGGACCAGGCCCGGAATCTCGAGATCCCGGGTTCGATGCTTGCGCATCGCCCCGGGATGACGCCTACGGCGTCAGTTGACCTGCTCGTCCGAATAGACGCCCCAGAGGCGCTCCTGCTGGATCCAGCCGTCAAAGCCGTTGCCGGTGACGCGACACCAGTTTGCAGTGCACTTCTTGACCTGCGTGACGACGCCGGCCTGGAGCTTGGCCGC includes the following:
- a CDS encoding glutathione S-transferase family protein, coding for MIKLYWSPRSRSFTTLWLMEESGLPYERVLTDISTGAQKAPDYLKVNPMGKVPALSDGDAALGEAAAICAYIADRYPEAKLAPAVTDPRRARYLQWLFFSPGCIEPAIIQIFTKIEIPTSTAAWGSATQVFDVLEAALAKGPWILGEEFSAADITVGSGLNFAVRLFKMVPSRPAFDAYLARCMARPAFQSAEKIAAG
- the fabI gene encoding enoyl-ACP reductase FabI, encoding MEGLMKGKRGLIMGIANDHSIAWGMAKALHAHGAELAFTFQGEALGKRVKPLAEQLGVELVLPCDVEDIASVDATFAVLREKWGKLDFVIHAIGFADKNELKGRYADTSRENFSRTMVISCFSFTEVAKRAAELMTEGGSMITLTFGASERAMPNYNVMGVAKAALEASVRYLASDFGPRGIRVNAISAGPIRTLAGSGIGEARAMFGFMQKHSPLRRGVTLDELGGSALYLLSDLSGGVTGEIHYVDSGYNTILMPRPDDLKASE
- the fabB gene encoding beta-ketoacyl-ACP synthase I — its product is MRRVVVTGMGIVSSIGNNTQEVLASLHEAKSGISRAEKYAELGFRSQVQGAPTIDPATVVDRRAMRFLGQGAGWNHIAMEQAIQDSGLSPEDISNIRTGIIMGSGGPSARTIVESADITRTKGPKRVGPFAVPKAMSSTASATLATWFKIKGVNYSISSACATSNHCVGNAYETIQIGKQDIIFAGGCEELDWSLSVLFDAMGAMSSKYNDTPATASRPYDVNRDGFVIAGGAGVLVLEELEHAKARGARIYGEIVGYGATSDGYDMVAPSGEGAERCMRMAMSTVKTKVDYINPHATSTPAGDPPEIDALRRVFGAGEKCPPISATKALTGHSLGATGVQEAIYSLLMMNNGFICESAHIQELDPVFADMPIVRKRIDNVKIGTVLSNSFGFGGTNATLVFSRLDV
- the fabA gene encoding bifunctional 3-hydroxydecanoyl-ACP dehydratase/trans-2-decenoyl-ACP isomerase; the encoded protein is MLNRRNGYEYEDLLACGRGEMFGPGNAQLPLPPMLMFDRITDISETGGEFGKGVVRAELDVKPDLWFFGCHFKNDAVMPGCLGLDALWQMVGFYLGWSGGEGRGRALGLNELKFSGQVLPEARKVVYNIDIKRVMRSKLVLGIADGWLSVDDQIIYRAKDLKVGLFKQGVSLG
- the irrA gene encoding iron response transcriptional regulator IrrA, with product MSENPAPHHDDDVHSAALLSGRQPALTGCPWHDVNEMLQSAGLRPTRQRMALGWLLFGKGARHLTAEMLYEEATLAKVPVSLATVYNTLNQLTDAGLLRQVSVDGTKTYFDTNVTTHHHYYLENSHELVDIEDPHLALSKMPEVPEGYEIARIDMVVRLRKKR